cttaaattcttagaaaagataGAAGGCAGTACAGAGCAAAATATCCATACTTAAAAGTGTATCTGATTTCTTCTAGGTaatgaaaaatcaaaatgtaGGGCTAAACTTAAAAGATCATTTCAGGTTgtatataaaacaaatttttttaaatgaatttcatGTGAATAAGTAGAAGGTATTTATTTTTAGGTCAGTGATTCTgaatgggggtggagggtggcagGAAAGAATGCCTCCCAGGGATGAGCATATCAAAACTGGGGTAGGTGGAGGGGTGGAGGCAGTGCTTTTTCAAATTATACTTGGTGAAACTTTGATTTTCTGTCACTGCCTCCACTCTACCCTGAGAAACACTGCTGtaagcaccactgattgaagagagTATGTTAAAAATGTCCTCATTTGATAAGAAATGATTCAAACTACACTTACATGATCCTGGTCTCTAAGCTATCTAACATGACCCAGGAAAAGGGACCCTAGTGACATTATGTTAACCATGTCCTAAAGACCTTAAACCAATATGCTGCTGTGACCAGAGAGGCTATATATAATGTTGGGCGATCTGAACATTAATTAACACTGGGCCAGACACACAGTATCATAAAATCATCTGCATCTGCCCTTTGAAGAAGCATCACAGAAATCTGAAACCCATCTCCCACAGTGAAGAACCAGTGGTTATATACATTAGGAAACTAGGTCCAGAGAGTTAAAATGACTTGTATAAAGACACCAAAATATTTATTGGTGGATCAAGGCACCAGGTCTCCTAAATTACAATCTAATACTCTTAACTACTATTTTAGAAGCCATTGATTCCCATTTCTAGTATTCAGTATTGGTTTTTATCCAATGTGGCAGTTCTGGTCattacaactttaaaaatatgtaataaagcCTAAAAAGTCTCtaaagagaaacaaatgagatAATCAAAAGGATCAAggatacattcatttatttatttatatctcaaCTTCATTCTAAAAGGCTTTACAAAGATGGAGATAATCTAGTacgattttaaaaaaaggactaaaacagaaaaatgagaagagaataAGGAAAGTAAAGGTCAAAAAGGAAGATGATGGAACCAAGAACGTGGCTAGCATACAAAACATAACATGAGGTCCTAAACACTTGCTGTAAGTGGGCCACAAACTGGGCTCTAAGTGGTCTACCATcagtatgaaaagaaaaatacagtcaGTTGAATATTTACTGTCTTTAAGGTAAAAACCAACCAGCAATTCAGGAAAAGAATAACTGGGTTCAGAGAAAATTTCTTCCATGCATCCTTATATAGAACATTATGAATTATAATGATAAACACCCTTTGCAGTATCTACAGCAATTAAATTTCATAGGGATTTTCATATGGATTGCCAAAGTACAattcagaaaaagcagttctgcAGAGGCCAGTAAAATGCCAGCTATGTACAGGGCAAATCTGGCTTAATCCAGggacaaaattaataaatagtaCTCAGAATACTTCCCAGACTCTCTTTGGTTTGGAAAGAGAGATCAGATATAACTGAAGAATAACGAAAATGAAACTTTTAAGAAGTTGgtttaagaaaaatgaagtcaCAAAGGCCAGAAATGTATACAAATTTAAGGTCCAGATGATTTTCCTAAAGGAAAAGGTTCTTGAGTTACATCTCTGATCTTAAATCTCAAGGTTGATGTCATGCCTCTTAATCCCTTGGTTTGCCCATCACCAACTGAAACCTGGGCCATCTAGGGAAGTGATCAGTTTAAGAATTCTTGTGTCTTTCAAAGaggttttgttttggaaaaaatgTGTATAGCTATTCCAGTTACCCCCTAGAGAAGACATTTAACCCACCCatgtttcatttcttattctcttcCTCGCAGTAGGCCATtagattcactttttaaatttttaaaagttagactGACTTTGAGCCCCCAGATCATATGTTTTACCTGCATATTTAGGGGTTGAAACAAATACCAGCTGTTGAGACCTCTGAAAAACATTCATACTGCTTCTGACAAGCCTATTAAACACATAAATAGCAGTACCTTGGGAACCCATGAAGTGCTGTTATTGCTCACAAAAGGAAACATGGCACAGaaacaaggagaaggaaaagtggCATAAACTTCTGGCTAAAAACTTCAGGGTATAAACACTGGAGaaatgaaacaaaggaaaaggtcCACACTCTGATCTGAGATGTTGAATTGAGAGATGGGTTGTATGATGGGGTGAGGACTAGGGCATTGTGACTACCAACCGCAGAATGCCCAGTGTGAACTCTGGTCCAACGCCTAGAGGAAGAGAATGATAAAAGGctacaaagtaaaaacaaacttAATCATCAAGGTGGTCACACTGAATTGGCAGCAGAGGAGGTCCTCAGGTTCCCAGATGAGCCCCAACTACAGTAGAGGAGCTCAAGCCAGGCTGGGGTGCACCAGGAAGGACTCCAGATTACAGTCAAAGTCCTTGAAGAACATGGACTCCGATGATGGACTGGGCTGGGTAGCTTGTGTCTCCATGACAAAGTTCACTGGATGCTTCTGTAGGAGCTCTGGGTCAAAGGCCACACCCCGAAAGAAAGGGTGGACCTGGAAGTGATGCAAATAACGTAGACGGTGGAGGGGATTCTGGCATAATAGCTGAAGAGAAATAGAGCATGAAGGATGAGAGACTGGGATAGGAAAGGGACGGAacagagaagctggaaaaggagaaagaagttcATGGATCTGTGGAGGGCAGGGAGAAGAACCCAAAAGAGTAGAGGATATGTAAAAGTGGGAGAAACAGGCTAATCTGGGGGCAAAGGTAGGAATAAAGGAGTAGTAGTGGTAAGAGAGCAGCACTAGCCCACTCTCTCAGAAGTGACCTGCTATGGATGGGGACGAGCTTTGGAGGACCAGGAACTCAGGAATAAAATTTGAAGTGTTGATTAGAAGGCAAGTAGTGAGGTAGTACTTGATCAAGTTGGAATCCCCCCTTAATAATTAATCAGAGGAATGGGGAGATAATCACTTCAGTGATAGGGAAAGAAGTGAATGGTTTTTGTAGTCAAGAAGGAGAGTCATGCTCACCCTTACCTCATGGAGCAGGAGTGAGAGCCCCTGGTTAAGAGAAGCTGGGATCGCAGAGTCATAGTGGGTCACACTTGCCAACATGGCCACATGATCTCTCTCTGCGGGCACTGGGAACTGAGTTAAGGGGTGGGAAGGTGTCATTACTTAGTAAGAATGAGGCAAGACTTCCTAAGGTCTTCTTTCTTCCCACCGCAGGGCAACTCTTCTCTTCTCTGCCCAACATCACTACCATTCTCTCACCTTTCCAGTTGACAGAGAGAAAAGCAAGACACCCAGGGACCACCAATCAGCAGCATGGTTGTAAGGCCCTCCACTCAGGACCTCTGGGGCTACGGGTATGAAAGATACTTGTCACTGATATCTGTTCACTATCCTTCTGCCCAATGCTTACCCACCAGCTTTAGCTTCTCTCTCACCCATGTACTGAAGAGTGCCACAGATAGTATAGGCTCGGGTTCCTTGGGGCAGGTGGCGGGACAGGCCAAAGTCTGTCAGTTTCAGATGGCCTGTGAAAAGCAAGCCATCAGCACCACTCTGTTCCAACCCTCATCAGCCATGACTTACTTCCAAACTGAGGTACCTCTCATTCTGggactaggaaaagaaaaggacttACCTCGTTCATCCAGAAGGATATTCTCCATCTGAAAAATCACAGGTGAGAAGTTATTCATCCTCTTCCTTTCAATCCTCTTTCATCATGTATACTATACCCCCCAGCTGAAGAAGATGCCCTAGCTCAGCATCCAAGTCTGTACTTGGAGGGCCCTTGCCCAAATCCTTAACACCCATGAGGGCCCCAAGGTCAACTGTTCTCAGCAGCTTCTCCCGCCTTCTTGGACCTGTTGGAACGTCTTACAGAAGTCCCtccttaaacaaaatgaaaaagcatttAACTACCTTCACATCTCGATGGATGATGCCGAAGTCATGGAGATAGCCTGTGGATGACAGCAAGCATGGGGTGTGCTGAAGCTCTCCTGTCCTTCCAATTTCCCTGATAGCTCCCACCCCATTCCTATCCCTGTTCTTTGACCTCCAGAGTTAATATCAattctcttctgcctccctccccgCTTAATTCTTCCCTCATTTCTATTACCACTCCTGTTTCACTTACACAGCACCAGGATCAGCTCAGCAGCAAAGAGGCGGATGGAAGCCTCACTAAAGCAGCCAACAGCGGACCACAGGGAGTACAGATCTGTGCTGCAGTAGCTACACACTGCAAAGTACCAGAAGTCTAGGCAATATTTGGGGGCTACTATGCCTGGGCTCAAGGCATCATATGCCTCCTGCCCAAACCGATgccacctgctgttccctctccctCTGGGAGAGAGAAGTACTATGAAAAGGAGAACAGAGCAAAGGCAGAACAAGCCAAAGGGATGGGTAATCTCAGGTGGGGAGTATGGTAGAAGGACCCTTGGGAATGAGGAGAGAATCCAGTCACTCACTCATGAAGAGGTGCCGTTTTCCCTGCCAGCTGTCCCCCAAACTGTGTACAAAAGGATGGTTGATCTGTCGCTATGGACAAGAAAACAGGAAGTTAGGATCAGGGTCATTGAGGATCAAGGCAGCCAAGAAGTCAGTATTTACCTAGTTGTGCAGAAAGGAAGCTGTTGCCCCACTCTCAGTACAGGTTGCCTGCCTGGTAATCCCAGTACTAAGGAACACACTGGACATGCTGGAGAGATTTCCCTGGCAGGACCTAGAATTACTCTACTGATAGCTACTTTTCCTGGGATCTCTTGGTTGAAGAAGAGGGAGGGGTCAGAGTCAGGAAAAGCAGGACAGTTGGACAAGAAAGGTGCTTTCTCCGCCTGTGGTTTGGTTCTTCCTAGGATCCTTTCCAGGGCTCTGTGCATACCTGGATGCTGACCTCCTCTTTGCACTGCCTCAGGTTGTCCCTCTGTAGGACCTTTACCTTGGGCACCACCTATAAAAGAAGAGGAGTGATGACTCCTAGTGGGGAATAGTGTATTAAATTGTTTATTCCTCCCAACCTTTCTGGAATAAAGATTGGAGGCAGGGACTAGAGAATAATGTGGAAGAGTATCT
This is a stretch of genomic DNA from Eschrichtius robustus isolate mEscRob2 chromosome 20, mEscRob2.pri, whole genome shotgun sequence. It encodes these proteins:
- the RSKR gene encoding LOW QUALITY PROTEIN: ribosomal protein S6 kinase-related protein (The sequence of the model RefSeq protein was modified relative to this genomic sequence to represent the inferred CDS: substituted 1 base at 1 genomic stop codon), whose product is MGAVSCRKGQHAQMAAPHKQGGNIRGPWVRGXKSLWPGVGTTRSGLQELLWGLQGHHFLHQEPLEPAPLLVEKPLPEWPVPQFINLFLPEFPIRPLRGHQQLKILGLVAKGSFGTVLKVLDCGQKAVFVVKVVPKVKVLQRDNLRQCKEEVSIQRQINHPFVHSLGDSWQGKRHLFMMCSYCSTDLYSLWSAVGCFSEASIRLFAAELILVLCYLHDFGIIHRDVKMENILLDERGHLKLTDFGLSRHLPQGTRAYTICGTLQYMAPEVLSGGPYNHAADWWSLGVLLFSLSTGKFPVPAERDHVAMLASVTHYDSAIPASLNQGLSLLLHELLCQNPLHRLRYLHHFQVHPFFRGVAFDPELLQKHPVNFVMETQATQPSPSSESMFFKDFDCNLESFLVHPSLA